A single Pangasianodon hypophthalmus isolate fPanHyp1 chromosome 27, fPanHyp1.pri, whole genome shotgun sequence DNA region contains:
- the tmem203 gene encoding transmembrane protein 203 — MLFSLRELVQWLGFATFELFLHLGALLVFSVLVALRVDLLTTMSWWLVFVPLFAADGLSTYFTAIVSIRLYQEGEERLAVLRLLWVLTVLSLKLVCEVLLCQKLAEHEQTRDPLFGLIVSPLFVLLQLLMIRACRVN, encoded by the coding sequence ATGCTTTTCTCTCTGCGTGAGCTGGTTCAATGGCTCGGCTTTGCCACTTTCGAGCTCTTCCTCCACCTTGGCGCGTTGCTTGTATTCAGCGTGCTCGTGGCTCTCCGTGTGGACCTGCTGACCACCATGAGCTGGTGGCTGGTGTTTGTGCCGCTGTTCGCCGCAGATGGCCTCAGCACCTACTTCACAGCCATCGTCTCGATCCGCCTGTATCAGGAAGGTGAGGAACGGCTGGCTGTGCTGCGTCTGCTCTGGGTGCTCACCGTACTCAGCCTCAAGCTGGTGTGTGAGGTGCTGCTTTGCCAGAAACTAGCTGAGCACGAGCAGACGCGTGACCCACTCTTCGGCCTCATAGTCTCTCCTCTTTTCGTCCTCCTGCAGCTGCTCATGATCCGCGCATGCCGTGTTAATTAA
- the alad gene encoding delta-aminolevulinic acid dehydratase isoform X2, producing the protein MAQEADSILHSGYFHPTLRYWQTCASDLKPDNLIYPIFITDSPDAVEPIASLPGQARYGINKLEGMLRPLVEKGLKCVLIFGVPAKIAKDERGSGADTDDTPAVQAVKKLRALFPDLVLACDVCLCPYTSHGHCGILREDGTLDNAASCMRLAEVALAYARAGCHIIAPSDMMDGRIAAIKQALISNDLGNKVSVLSYSAKFASCYYGPFRDAAQSKPAFGDRRCYQLPPGARGLALRACERDVKEGADMLMVKPGLPYLDILREVKDKHPTHPLAVYNVSGEFAMLWHGAQAGAFDLRTAVLEAMTAFRRAGADIIITYYTPQLLTWLTE; encoded by the exons ATGGCACAGGAGGCCGACTCCATCCTGCACAGCGGCTACTTCCACCCCACTCTCAGATACTGGCAGACGTGTGCATCAGACCTCAAACCTGACAACCTCATCTACCCCATCTTCATAAC TGACAGTCCTGATGCAGTGGAACCTATTGCAAGCCTGCCAGGTCAAGCAAG ATACGGTATTAATAAGCTAGAAGGTATGCTGCGTCCTCTTGTGGAAAAAGGCTTGAAATGCGTGCTGATTTTTGGAGTTCCTGCCAAAATCGCAAAG GATGAGCGAGGCTCTGGGGCTGACACCGATGACACTCCTGCTGTTCAAGCTGTGAAGAAACTGCGAGCTCTGTTCCCTGATCTGGTGCTGGCTTGTGACGTGTGTCTCTGTCCTTACACGTCACACGGTCACTGTG GGATCCTGCGTGAAGATGGCACCCTGGATAACGCAGCGAGTTGTATGAGACTGGCAGAGGTGGCGTTGGCGTACGCACGTGCTG GTTGCCACATTATCGCTCCATCCGACATGATGGATGGACGGATCGCAGCCATTAAGCAAGCACTCATATCCAATGATCTTGGCAACAAG GTTTCAGTGCTGAGCTACAGTGCCAAGTTTGCTTCCTGTTATTACGGACCTTTCAG GGATGCCGCTCAGTCCAAGCCAGCTTTCGGAGACAGGCGATGCTATCAGCTGCCCCCTGGTGCCCGAGGACTTGCACTGCGAGCCTGT GAGCGAGATGTAAAAGAGGGAGCCGATATGCTGATGGTGAAACCAGGACTGCCTTATCTTGATATTCTGAGGGAGGTTAAGGATAAG CACCCGACACACCCCCTGGCGGTGTACAACGTGTCCGGGGAGTTCGCGATGCTGTGGCACGGAGCGCAGGCCGGAGCCTTTGACCTGCGTACAGCCGTCCTGGAAGCCATGACCGCCTTCCGTCGGGCAG GAGCAGACATCATCATCACTTACTACACTCCTCAGCTGCTCACGTGGCTTACAGAGTGA
- the alad gene encoding delta-aminolevulinic acid dehydratase isoform X1, with protein sequence MAQEADSILHSGYFHPTLRYWQTCASDLKPDNLIYPIFITDSPDAVEPIASLPGQARYGINKLEGMLRPLVEKGLKCVLIFGVPAKIAKCFFLQDERGSGADTDDTPAVQAVKKLRALFPDLVLACDVCLCPYTSHGHCGILREDGTLDNAASCMRLAEVALAYARAGCHIIAPSDMMDGRIAAIKQALISNDLGNKVSVLSYSAKFASCYYGPFRDAAQSKPAFGDRRCYQLPPGARGLALRACERDVKEGADMLMVKPGLPYLDILREVKDKHPTHPLAVYNVSGEFAMLWHGAQAGAFDLRTAVLEAMTAFRRAGADIIITYYTPQLLTWLTE encoded by the exons ATGGCACAGGAGGCCGACTCCATCCTGCACAGCGGCTACTTCCACCCCACTCTCAGATACTGGCAGACGTGTGCATCAGACCTCAAACCTGACAACCTCATCTACCCCATCTTCATAAC TGACAGTCCTGATGCAGTGGAACCTATTGCAAGCCTGCCAGGTCAAGCAAG ATACGGTATTAATAAGCTAGAAGGTATGCTGCGTCCTCTTGTGGAAAAAGGCTTGAAATGCGTGCTGATTTTTGGAGTTCCTGCCAAAATCGCAAAG TGTTTTTTCCTTCAGGATGAGCGAGGCTCTGGGGCTGACACCGATGACACTCCTGCTGTTCAAGCTGTGAAGAAACTGCGAGCTCTGTTCCCTGATCTGGTGCTGGCTTGTGACGTGTGTCTCTGTCCTTACACGTCACACGGTCACTGTG GGATCCTGCGTGAAGATGGCACCCTGGATAACGCAGCGAGTTGTATGAGACTGGCAGAGGTGGCGTTGGCGTACGCACGTGCTG GTTGCCACATTATCGCTCCATCCGACATGATGGATGGACGGATCGCAGCCATTAAGCAAGCACTCATATCCAATGATCTTGGCAACAAG GTTTCAGTGCTGAGCTACAGTGCCAAGTTTGCTTCCTGTTATTACGGACCTTTCAG GGATGCCGCTCAGTCCAAGCCAGCTTTCGGAGACAGGCGATGCTATCAGCTGCCCCCTGGTGCCCGAGGACTTGCACTGCGAGCCTGT GAGCGAGATGTAAAAGAGGGAGCCGATATGCTGATGGTGAAACCAGGACTGCCTTATCTTGATATTCTGAGGGAGGTTAAGGATAAG CACCCGACACACCCCCTGGCGGTGTACAACGTGTCCGGGGAGTTCGCGATGCTGTGGCACGGAGCGCAGGCCGGAGCCTTTGACCTGCGTACAGCCGTCCTGGAAGCCATGACCGCCTTCCGTCGGGCAG GAGCAGACATCATCATCACTTACTACACTCCTCAGCTGCTCACGTGGCTTACAGAGTGA